Proteins from a single region of Hordeum vulgare subsp. vulgare chromosome 6H, MorexV3_pseudomolecules_assembly, whole genome shotgun sequence:
- the LOC123403618 gene encoding WAT1-related protein At1g44800-like — protein MGWKVLNDVKPYLSMVLLQVGFAGMNIVAVSSLKGGMSHFVLVVYRNLVATAFMVPFALYFERERRPKMTITIFLKIMWLAFLEPVLDQNLYFMGAKLTSAGFATALINTLPAVTFVLALILRMEKVRLRSLHSQAKIVGTVLTVAGAVLMVLYHGPAVRFPWTKGHHHATIGAQGAAARDWLNGTIMLIASCMIWPGFFILQSNTLGSYPAELSLTALICGMGSLMSGAVALVAERANTGVWVIGFDNRLLTVVYAGIVCSGVAYYLQGVVSRQRGPVFVTAFNPLSMIITAVMGSIILKEEIALGSVIGAVIIVAGLYFLIWGKSKDKIISPSQVSDVSDEGAGALPLTLVTNGHGHGHIKEHELGDGNGGHVDVETPATNGHY, from the exons ATGGGATGGAAAGTTCTGAACGATGTGAAGCCATACCTATCGATGGTGCTGCTGCAGGTGGGGTTCGCCGGGATGAACATCGTTGCCGTGTCGTCCCTCAAGGGCGGGATGAGCCACTTCGTCCTTGTGGTCTACCGTAACCTCGTCGCCACCGCCTTTATGGTGCCCTTCGCTCTCTATTTCGAGAG GGAAAGGAGGCCAAAGATGACAATTACCATCTTCCTCAAGATTATGTGGCTGGCATTTCTCGA GCCGGTGCTCGACCAGAACCTGTACTTCATGGGCGCAAAGCTGACATCGGCGGGGTTCGCGACGGCGCTCATCAACACCCTCCCGGCCGTCACCTTCGTGCTGGCCCTCATCCTGCGCATGGAGAAGGTGCGGCTGCGGAGCCTGCACAGCCAGGCCAAGATCGTTGGCACGGTCCTCACGGTGGCCGGCGCCGTGCTGATGGTCCTGTACCACGGCCCTGCCGTGCGGTTCCCGTGGACTAAGGGCCATCACCACGCTACCATCGGTGCCCAGGGCGCCGCCGCGCGGGACTGGCTGAACGGGACCATAATGCTCATCGCCTCCTGCATGATCTGGCCGGGCTTCTTCATCCTCCAGTCCAACACGCTCGGGAGCTACCCGGCGGAGCTGTCTCTCACGGCGCTCATCTGCGGCATGGGCTCGCTAATGAGCGGCGCTGTCGCCCTCGTTGCTGAGCGCGCCAACACCGGAGTCTGGGTTATCGGCTTCGATAATCGCCTCTTGACCGTCGTCTACGCCGGCATAGTGTGCTCCGGCGTGGCATACTACTTGCAGGGCGTCGTGTCAAGGCAAAGGGGCCCGGTGTTCGTGACGGCCTTCAACCCGCTCAGCATGATCATAACCGCCGTCATGGGCTCCATCATTCTCAAGGAGGAGATCGCTCTCGGAAG TGTGATTGGTGCGGTGATCATCGTGGCAGGCCTCTACTTCCTCATCTGGGGGAAGAGCAAGGACAAGATCATCAGCCCCAGCCAAGTCTCCGACGTCAGCGACGAGGGAGCCGGCGCGCTGCCCTTAACCTTGGTGACCAACGGCCACGGGCACGGCCACATCAAGGAGCACGAGCTCGGCGACGGTAACGGCGGCCATGTCGACGTCGAGACGCCGGCGACCAATGGGCACTACTAG